The Salegentibacter sp. Hel_I_6 region TATAACAATTCCCAGGCTGTTGCAATTATTGAAGCTGAAATGCAGGCAACCGCCGAAAGAGACGAAATTTTAGAATTTATTAAAAACTCGCAACGAGGTATCATGAAAGGATACTTTAGTTCAAATTAAAATTGATTTAAAATGGCAAGTACAAGTGATATTAGAAACGGGTTATGTATTCGTTACAACCACGATATTTATAAAATAACAGAATTTTTACACGTAAAACCTGGTAAAGGTCCTGCTTTTGTAAGAACTAAACTTAAAAGTGTAACTACGGGGAAAGTAATTGAGAATACTTTTTCTGCCGGTCATAAGATTGAAGATGTACGTGTAGAAACGCATAAATTCCAGTATCTATATAATGATGGTGAATTCTATCATTTTATGAATGTTGAAGATTATACACAAATTCGTTTGGTTGAAAGTGTATTAGATCAGCCGAAACTATTAAAAGAAGGCGAAGTTGTAACTGTAATTATCAATACTGAAGATAATGCGCCACTTTCTGTAGAAATGCCTGCAAGTGTTGTTTTAGAAATAACACATACCGAACCCGGAGTAAAAGGAAATACGGCTACAAACGCTACAAAACCCGCAACTGTAGAAACAGGTGCCGAAGTTAATGTTCCTCTTTTTATAAACGAAGGAGACAAAGTTAGAATTGAAACTGAAAAAGGGACTTACAAGGAAAGAATTAAAGAATAGTTTATATTTTTTTCGAAAAAGCTTTTTTCGTCAATCTGAACTTGTTTCAGCTTCTAATATGTTTTGATAATAAACACGTTAGATCCTGAAAAAAATTCAGGATGACTAATTTTTTAAATTAGCATATGAAATTTCCACAGGAACATACACTTCAGCAAATCGCTACAATTATTGATTGCCAATATATTGGCGATGCCAATTTCCCGATTTTGGGAATGAATGAAATTCACGTGGTGACACCAGGCGATATTGTTTTTGTAGATCATCCAAAATACTATGATAAAGCCTTAAACTCTGCTGCAACTGTAATTCTAATTAACAAAAGAGTTGATTGCCCGGAAGGAAAAGCTTTGCTTATATCTGAAGATCCTTTTTCAGATTTTAATAAACTTACTCAATATTTTAAGCCTTTTAAAAAAGCTGAAAAATCTATTTCAGATTCGGCCCAAATAGGGGAGGGCACAATTATTCAGCCTAATACTTTTATTGGACATAATGTGAAGATTGGAAGTAATTGCCTTATTCATGCTAATGTTAGTATTTATGATAATGCGGTGATTGGAAATAACGTGATTATTCATTCGGGAACTGTTTTAGGTGGTGATGCTTTCTATTATAAGAATCGTACAGAAGGCTTTGATAAACTGCGATCTGGTGGTCGCGTGGTTATTGAAGATAATGTTGAGATTGGCGCAAATTGCACCATAGATAAAGGGGTTACCGGAGATACTACTATAAAAGAAGGCACTAAACTGGATAATTTAATTCAGGTGGGTCATGATACGATAATTGGAAAAAAATGTTTAATCGCAAGTCAGGTAGGAATCGCAGGAGCTGTGATTATTGAAGATGAAGTAACCGTTTGGGGGCAGGTTGGAATGCGTAGTGGAATAACCGTAGAAAAGGGCGGTGTCCTTATGGGAAAAGCCGGAATTACAAAATCGACCAAAGCCAATAAAATTTATACCGGAAATCCAGCTATGGAAGCCAGAGCTAAATTAAAAGAATTGGCACTCTTAAGGCAATTACCTAAATTGCTGGAAAAATTAAAATAAAATATACTATGGGCGTAAAAAGTAAAGAGATTGTTGAGAATTTTTATACTTCCTTATTTAATGGTGATAAAGGAGTTTTAGACAATTATTTGCATCCCAATGTTAATCTTACCTGGTATGGCACCACCGGACTCAAGAAACTGGATTTTGAAGAGATTCTGGTTATTAGAAACGATATGGCTAAAAATTTTGAGTCTTTAAAAGCTGAAGTTGAAAAAGTTGTAGAAGAAGCTAACCAAATCGCTATTCAGTTTACTTATTACGTAAAAACTATAGAGAATCCAGATGAAGAAATGCCTCTTGCGCATTTTATGGCTATTTGGGAACTTAAAGACAATAAGCTTTTTAAAGGTGTTCAAATCTCACAACTTGGTGAGGAGATAGATGAAAGTCCCTGGTCTTAATTTTTTAGCTTTCTTAAATAATATGGTTTTAGGCTAAAATTTTAGTTCAATTTTAAGACTAAAACCCCAATAAAGATTGAAAAAACTTTAGGTTTTATATTTAAAAACCTACTTTTGTAATCGCAAAAATCAAAAAATTTATGAGCGTTTTAGTCAATAAAAATTCAAAAATAATAGTTCAGGGATTTACCGGTAGCGAAGGTACTTTTCACGCTGAACAAATGATAGAATACGGAACCAACGTTGTTGGAGGTGTAACTCCAGGTAAAGGAGGTCAAAAACACCTTAACAAACCGGTTTTTAATACAGTATCTGATGCTGTTGAAAAAACTGGTGCAGATGTTTCTATAATTTTTGTACCACCAGCCTTTGCTGCTGATGCAATTATGGAAGCTGCAGATGCCGGGATTAAAGTAATTATCACAATTACTGAAGGTATTCCTGTTGCCGATATGGTAAAAGCATACGATTATATTCAGGATAGAGATTGCCGTTTGGTAGGACCTAACTGCCCTGGGGTAATCACTCCTGGAGAAGCAAAAGTTGGTATCATGCCAGGCTTTGTTTTCAAAAAAGGAAAAGTAGGAATTGTATCTAAATCGGGTACTTTAACTTATGAAGCTGCAGACCAGGTTGTAAAGCAAGGTCTTGGAATTACTACCGCTATTGGTATTGGTGGAGATCCAATTATTGGAACTACAACAAAAGAAGCTGTAGAATTACTGATGAATGATGATGAAACCGAATGTATCGTAATGATCGGTGAAATTGGAGGCCAATTAGAAGCAGATGCAGCTAAGTGGATTAAAGAAAATGGAAATAGAAAACCGGTTGTAGGTTTTATCGCGGGAGAAACTGCACCAGCAGGTCGTACAATGGGTCACGCAGGAGCAATTGTTGGCGGTAGCGAAGATACAGCTCAGGCTAAGAAAGCTATTCTTAAAGAAAATGGAATTCACGTTGTAGATTCTCCAGCAGAAATTGGAAAAAAAGTAGCCGAGGTTATGAAAGGCTAAATGTGAAAATCTAAATAAAAATGTAACGTTTTAAGTTCGCTGATGTCTAACATTAGCGAACTTTTTGTTTTTAACCAATTTTTATTTAGTATGAAGAAATTCTATTTTCCTTTATTTGCCTTTCTTTTCATTTTAGCTACGGCTTGTAACGATGATAAAAAGGAAGAAAAAGCTTCCGAAAATCACACCGATGATGCTGGCTTTAATTATGTAACTTACGCTAACGATCCCACCGGTTTACGCCTATACACGCTAGATAATGGCCTTAAGGTTTA contains the following coding sequences:
- the efp gene encoding elongation factor P is translated as MASTSDIRNGLCIRYNHDIYKITEFLHVKPGKGPAFVRTKLKSVTTGKVIENTFSAGHKIEDVRVETHKFQYLYNDGEFYHFMNVEDYTQIRLVESVLDQPKLLKEGEVVTVIINTEDNAPLSVEMPASVVLEITHTEPGVKGNTATNATKPATVETGAEVNVPLFINEGDKVRIETEKGTYKERIKE
- a CDS encoding UDP-3-O-(3-hydroxymyristoyl)glucosamine N-acyltransferase; the encoded protein is MKFPQEHTLQQIATIIDCQYIGDANFPILGMNEIHVVTPGDIVFVDHPKYYDKALNSAATVILINKRVDCPEGKALLISEDPFSDFNKLTQYFKPFKKAEKSISDSAQIGEGTIIQPNTFIGHNVKIGSNCLIHANVSIYDNAVIGNNVIIHSGTVLGGDAFYYKNRTEGFDKLRSGGRVVIEDNVEIGANCTIDKGVTGDTTIKEGTKLDNLIQVGHDTIIGKKCLIASQVGIAGAVIIEDEVTVWGQVGMRSGITVEKGGVLMGKAGITKSTKANKIYTGNPAMEARAKLKELALLRQLPKLLEKLK
- a CDS encoding nuclear transport factor 2 family protein — translated: MGVKSKEIVENFYTSLFNGDKGVLDNYLHPNVNLTWYGTTGLKKLDFEEILVIRNDMAKNFESLKAEVEKVVEEANQIAIQFTYYVKTIENPDEEMPLAHFMAIWELKDNKLFKGVQISQLGEEIDESPWS
- the sucD gene encoding succinate--CoA ligase subunit alpha — protein: MSVLVNKNSKIIVQGFTGSEGTFHAEQMIEYGTNVVGGVTPGKGGQKHLNKPVFNTVSDAVEKTGADVSIIFVPPAFAADAIMEAADAGIKVIITITEGIPVADMVKAYDYIQDRDCRLVGPNCPGVITPGEAKVGIMPGFVFKKGKVGIVSKSGTLTYEAADQVVKQGLGITTAIGIGGDPIIGTTTKEAVELLMNDDETECIVMIGEIGGQLEADAAKWIKENGNRKPVVGFIAGETAPAGRTMGHAGAIVGGSEDTAQAKKAILKENGIHVVDSPAEIGKKVAEVMKG